A window of Fictibacillus halophilus contains these coding sequences:
- a CDS encoding PepSY domain-containing protein → MNWRNLILAGLTGAAIGYVVTKKQTETITPEKALKLLKEKAKEHYRISGAWIMVKAEDKNVHGLPYSVYKGGFSNSSPGTEASHFEFLIDASTGSLLELVQK, encoded by the coding sequence ATGAATTGGAGAAACCTGATTCTAGCAGGCCTTACAGGCGCTGCAATCGGTTATGTTGTTACAAAAAAGCAGACAGAGACCATCACACCCGAAAAAGCGCTAAAGCTATTAAAAGAAAAGGCAAAAGAACATTACAGAATCTCAGGAGCTTGGATCATGGTTAAAGCAGAAGATAAGAACGTTCATGGCCTTCCATACTCTGTGTATAAGGGTGGCTTTTCAAACTCTTCACCTGGAACGGAAGCCTCGCATTTCGAATTCTTAATTGATGCTTCAACTGGAAGTCTGTTAGAGCTCGTACAAAAGTAA
- a CDS encoding YtnP family quorum-quenching lactonase has product MDQWKIGTKTLTWLDGGVTHMDGGAMFGVVPKPLWERKYPVNDKNQIELRTEPILVQGFKGKNILIESGIGYGKLTEKQKRNYGVTEESLIEKNLKKEGLTTSDIDIILMTHMHFDHASGLSRWEDDQLVPVFENAIIYTSETEWNELKNPNIRSQNTYWKENWEPIQHQVRTFKEEIEVIEGIRMVHTGGHSDGHSLIELTLENGEKLYHIGDIMPTHAHHNPLWVLAYDDYPMTSIFQKQKWIKPDTWYFFYHDCIYRAVKWDEKGEMTERIPRSPKM; this is encoded by the coding sequence TTGGAGTCGTTCCTAAACCTCTATGGGAAAGGAAATATCCTGTTAACGATAAGAATCAAATTGAGCTTAGAACTGAACCCATCCTTGTTCAAGGTTTTAAAGGAAAGAACATACTGATTGAGTCTGGGATCGGTTATGGGAAATTGACAGAAAAACAAAAAAGAAACTATGGCGTTACAGAAGAGTCGCTTATTGAAAAAAATTTAAAAAAAGAAGGATTAACTACTTCTGATATTGATATTATTCTTATGACACATATGCACTTTGATCATGCCTCAGGGTTATCAAGATGGGAAGATGATCAGTTAGTACCTGTTTTTGAAAACGCTATTATTTATACCTCTGAAACAGAATGGAATGAGCTTAAGAATCCAAATATCCGGTCTCAGAATACATATTGGAAAGAAAATTGGGAACCTATTCAGCATCAAGTAAGAACATTTAAGGAAGAGATAGAAGTAATAGAAGGTATTCGAATGGTTCATACAGGAGGTCATAGTGATGGCCATTCACTGATTGAACTTACATTAGAGAATGGAGAAAAGCTCTATCACATCGGAGATATCATGCCAACTCATGCACATCATAACCCATTATGGGTGCTTGCTTATGATGATTATCCCATGACTTCAATCTTTCAAAAACAAAAATGGATAAAGCCTGATACATGGTATTTCTTTTATCATGATTGTATTTATCGTGCTGTTAAGTGGGATGAAAAGGGTGAGATGACAGAAAGAATACCACGTTCCCCAAAAATGTAA